The genomic segment CGTCGACCTGCTCGTTCGGGATGCCCGCGGCGATCGCTTTCTGCGCGAGCGTCTCCGCGGCGCTCTGGACGCTGCGCGGCACCGAGATCGCCCACTGGTTGTTGGTCACGAGGAAGATCACCGGCAGCTTCCACGCGCCGGCGGCGTTCATGCCTTCGTAGAAATCGCCTTTGGACGTCGCGCCGTCGCCGAGCGCGCAGACCACCGCGCGCTTCTCGCCCTTGAGCTTGATCGCGTAAGCGGCGCCCGCGGCGTGCGTGCAATGCGCGGCGATGGTGATGCAGATCGGGAAGTCGCGGCGCGGGCCCTGGTAATCGCTGCCGCGCTCGTCGCCGCTCCAGTAGAGGAACAGCTCGGTCATCGTGACCCCGCGCATGAGCTGAACGCCCTGCTCGCGGTAGGTCATGAGGAAGACGTCGTCGGAGTGCATGGTCGAGCCGACGCCGGCCTCTATCGCTTCCTGGCCGAGGATGGGGGCGTAGGTGCCGAGCTGGCCGGTGCGCTGGAGCGCGATCGCTTTCGCGTCGTAGGTGCGCATGAGCACCATCCAGCGATAGAGGTCGACGAGCTCGTCGGGGTTCTTCGAATGATCGGGGAATTCCCCGGTCGCTTTCCCGTGCTCGTCGAGGAACTGCGTGTAACGAATCTCGAACCGTGCGACTGCCTTCTCCAATCGGCTCCTCCGGCTTCGCGTGCTGCTTGCGATTCTAGCGGCATCCGGCAGGCCTTATGCAACGGCTATGCCGATGTGCTCGTCATTCCCGACCGGCGATAGCCGCAGCCGACGCGACATCTTGTCGCGTCGTCCCCGACGAGTCCGCGATAGCGGACGCGATCGGGGATCCATTTTGACTTTTACCTGCAGGCGTCCGCACGACCGCCACCGCGCCCGTCACACCCTTCTTGGAGCAGAACCGCCGGA from the Burkholderiales bacterium genome contains:
- the pdhA gene encoding pyruvate dehydrogenase (acetyl-transferring) E1 component subunit alpha, with amino-acid sequence MEKAVARFEIRYTQFLDEHGKATGEFPDHSKNPDELVDLYRWMVLMRTYDAKAIALQRTGQLGTYAPILGQEAIEAGVGSTMHSDDVFLMTYREQGVQLMRGVTMTELFLYWSGDERGSDYQGPRRDFPICITIAAHCTHAAGAAYAIKLKGEKRAVVCALGDGATSKGDFYEGMNAAGAWKLPVIFLVTNNQWAISVPRSVQSAAETLAQKAIAAGIPNEQVDGNDIVAVRDAMKRALERARSGEGPSLIEALSYRLSDHTTADDASRYRSADEVAEAWKREPVLRLRNYLSAAGAWDRAREEALVRECNEQVQAAVQAYLDTPPPRPADMFEHLYETLPPALESQRLEALGPEPEPAGDKDTAVV